One Mucilaginibacter ginkgonis genomic region harbors:
- a CDS encoding PAS domain S-box protein, producing the protein MNSEPSDVDSGKQSISHLHAIFAHTIEGFILLDRDLTILAFNDQADQLIFQHGDSKYLEVGSSLIDYLPPSRGGAFVKMASKVLTGETVIYAQSYPESGDNVRWFRFTISPVKENDQINGLCVAGRDITEDVKLQRQLELAKLDAEQSHIKYKRLFDQSPIPKWIYDLETLRILEVNEEAERHYGYTRAEFLSMTIRDLRPAEDQDQLSEKLASIKQKTSNENTYWRHLKKNGEIIIVDITGHEIDFDGRPARIVACQDITSRINAEASLIESNKRFRYAIRASSDAIWDWDLKESTVFLGEGFKNLFGYDEAGTVVPISWIMSRLHPNDLERVQAYIDQTVKDVKVDRWSDEYQFRKKDGSYALICNTALIIKDAFGAPNQLIGAMRDITEHRQHLNEIKQQNEKLLEIAWLQSHVVRAPLARIMGLVDLAITDNSREDLERILPMLKSSALELDDVVTKIVDETRALGQEPLPKN; encoded by the coding sequence ATGAATTCAGAACCAAGTGACGTAGACTCCGGCAAACAATCTATCTCGCACCTTCACGCAATTTTCGCCCACACCATTGAAGGCTTTATACTGCTTGATCGCGATCTGACGATACTGGCGTTCAATGACCAGGCAGACCAATTGATCTTTCAGCATGGCGATAGCAAATACCTGGAAGTTGGCTCTTCTTTAATCGATTATCTACCGCCATCAAGAGGGGGCGCTTTCGTTAAAATGGCATCTAAAGTATTGACCGGCGAAACGGTAATTTATGCGCAATCTTATCCCGAAAGTGGTGACAATGTACGTTGGTTTAGGTTTACAATAAGCCCGGTGAAGGAAAATGACCAGATAAATGGTTTGTGTGTGGCCGGGCGGGATATCACAGAGGACGTAAAACTACAAAGGCAACTCGAACTCGCTAAACTTGACGCGGAACAGTCGCACATAAAATACAAACGGCTGTTTGACCAGAGCCCTATCCCCAAATGGATATATGACTTGGAGACGCTGCGCATTCTGGAGGTAAATGAAGAGGCAGAAAGACACTATGGCTACACCCGCGCCGAATTTTTAAGTATGACCATACGCGACCTTCGCCCGGCCGAAGATCAGGATCAGCTTTCAGAAAAATTAGCCTCAATCAAGCAAAAAACCAGTAATGAAAATACCTATTGGCGGCATTTAAAAAAGAATGGCGAAATCATCATTGTTGACATTACCGGCCATGAGATCGATTTTGACGGACGCCCGGCAAGGATAGTCGCCTGTCAGGACATTACATCGCGCATTAATGCCGAGGCTTCTCTTATTGAAAGTAACAAACGCTTTAGATACGCCATACGCGCCTCATCTGACGCGATATGGGACTGGGACTTAAAAGAATCGACCGTATTTCTGGGCGAAGGATTTAAAAACTTGTTTGGGTATGACGAGGCCGGAACTGTTGTGCCCATATCCTGGATCATGAGCAGGCTTCATCCAAATGACCTTGAAAGGGTTCAAGCCTATATTGATCAAACGGTTAAAGACGTTAAGGTAGACCGATGGTCTGACGAGTATCAGTTTAGAAAAAAGGATGGTTCTTATGCTTTGATCTGCAACACGGCGCTTATTATTAAAGACGCTTTCGGGGCGCCTAATCAACTGATAGGCGCTATGCGCGATATTACAGAGCACCGCCAGCACTTGAATGAGATCAAACAGCAAAATGAGAAATTGCTGGAGATAGCCTGGCTACAATCGCACGTTGTGAGGGCGCCTTTAGCACGCATAATGGGATTGGTAGACCTGGCAATAACAGACAATAGCCGCGAAGATCTGGAACGTATTTTACCGATGCTAAAATCTTCTGCACTGGAGTTGGATGATGTTGTTACAAAAATAGTGGACGAAACCAGGGCGCTAGGGCAGGAGCCGCTACCAAAAAATTAG
- a CDS encoding sensor histidine kinase gives MAGANILFIGFGELMKSVEGRLSSSPNVTFQEIQQLSSDVHENLLSNADIFLVGPYTLEPVRQIQRAAQQNPLVSIIVLIFPDQFQKVKQAVQFAYNVGKNVTFVAYDLGKDITAVFDNALLRAKQRKSFARIAEQQVYPKAQSPVLTYQNLHAFLENASIGAIVFDDHRHIITANRKAKQIFFPKLETLTNVRWDDLFPDEQSALTTMPSKEGQEQVHKVIRVNHQFLELNISSLQLNKQNVHYLLLLNDITDKIKAENKLQAKVAELEFLNEELDQFVNVISHDFKTPLTSISLLAELGIKESDPVKKTQFLSQIHQSAGKLKELLKGLNVLVDVTKTRSEKVETVDFQQRLDVVMTDYEILLEQAGGKLNADFDAATQMNYFTAHIDSLFSNLVTNAIKYRNPEQPLIIQIKTRRERDYTVLSVKDNGSGIDLAKNMNKLFQPFKRLTDHGTGSGLGLSIIKRVIEKNQGYLEVFSQPGAGTEFKAYLKSPIV, from the coding sequence ATGGCTGGTGCAAACATTTTATTTATTGGGTTTGGGGAACTGATGAAAAGCGTTGAAGGCAGATTGTCTTCCAGTCCCAACGTAACGTTTCAAGAGATACAGCAGCTCAGTTCGGATGTGCACGAAAATTTGCTTTCAAACGCTGATATTTTTCTGGTAGGGCCTTATACGCTCGAACCTGTAAGGCAAATACAACGGGCTGCGCAGCAAAACCCGCTGGTCTCCATTATCGTGTTGATCTTTCCGGATCAATTTCAGAAGGTCAAACAGGCCGTCCAATTTGCTTACAATGTAGGCAAGAATGTTACTTTTGTGGCCTATGATTTAGGCAAGGATATAACTGCTGTGTTTGACAATGCTCTACTGCGGGCCAAACAGCGGAAAAGCTTTGCACGGATCGCAGAACAGCAGGTGTATCCCAAAGCCCAAAGTCCTGTACTAACCTATCAAAACCTCCATGCATTTTTGGAAAACGCCTCGATTGGCGCGATTGTGTTCGATGACCATCGCCATATCATTACGGCTAACCGTAAAGCCAAACAAATTTTTTTTCCTAAACTGGAAACCCTAACAAACGTTCGTTGGGATGACCTTTTCCCGGATGAGCAGTCGGCGTTAACAACCATGCCGTCAAAGGAAGGACAGGAGCAGGTGCACAAAGTGATCCGGGTCAATCACCAATTCCTGGAACTTAATATTTCGTCATTGCAGCTCAATAAACAGAACGTACATTATTTATTGCTGCTGAACGACATCACCGATAAGATAAAGGCGGAGAATAAACTGCAAGCAAAAGTAGCAGAATTAGAATTCCTTAATGAAGAGTTGGACCAGTTTGTAAACGTGATCTCTCATGATTTTAAAACGCCACTCACGTCGATCAGCTTGCTGGCGGAATTGGGCATAAAAGAATCGGACCCCGTAAAAAAGACTCAATTTCTATCACAGATCCACCAATCGGCTGGTAAGCTAAAAGAACTATTGAAGGGACTAAATGTACTCGTGGATGTGACCAAAACCCGCTCTGAAAAAGTAGAAACGGTAGATTTCCAGCAGCGGTTGGATGTGGTGATGACCGACTATGAGATTTTGCTTGAACAAGCAGGAGGCAAACTGAACGCTGATTTTGACGCAGCGACGCAAATGAATTATTTTACAGCTCACATCGATAGTCTGTTCAGCAATTTAGTGACTAATGCTATCAAATACCGTAACCCTGAACAGCCACTTATCATTCAGATTAAAACCCGTCGGGAAAGGGACTATACCGTGCTGAGTGTGAAGGATAACGGCAGCGGTATTGACTTAGCCAAAAATATGAATAAGCTGTTCCAGCCATTCAAACGCCTCACAGACCACGGAACAGGGTCCGGCCTTGGCCTAAGTATCATTAAACGCGTGATCGAGAAAAACCAGGGATATCTCGAAGTATTCTCACAGCCGGGTGCAGGCACGGAGTTTAAAGCCTATTTGAAATCGCCGATTGTGTGA
- a CDS encoding acyl-CoA dehydrogenase family protein yields the protein MNLETLIEKAAVISREVAAPEALTADRDGMWVASTMRALQDSKLTGLVVPEAQGGLGHGLLALARISEELGKGYSSAGLCFGMHCVGTAVIAAKSTGWQKEQYLVPIAEGKHITTLALSEIGTGAHFYFPQTPLIAVTEEDFLVTGTKSFVTNGGHADSYVVSTLGASAEAEADQFSCILVDSNMPGLEWSSPWDGLGMRGNSSLTLNLNDVYIPGRNILGEKGDQLWYIFNVVAPYFLMTMAGTYLGIAEAALIEGKASLAKRSYAHNGSGLASVGYLQHKLGILWANVERTRRLVYHAAQAGDHNDPNAMLLLLSAKAEVAHCVVDVVNEVMTLAGGQGYQHNSHLGMLMRDARAAHVMSPTTDLLYTWMGRILLDQPIFSD from the coding sequence ATGAATTTAGAAACTTTGATTGAAAAAGCTGCCGTTATTAGCAGGGAGGTAGCTGCACCCGAGGCGCTTACCGCTGACCGGGATGGAATGTGGGTAGCTTCCACTATGAGGGCATTGCAGGATAGCAAGCTAACGGGCCTGGTTGTACCCGAAGCACAAGGCGGTTTAGGACATGGTTTGCTGGCGCTGGCCCGGATCAGCGAGGAATTGGGTAAAGGTTATTCCTCTGCTGGGCTTTGTTTCGGAATGCATTGTGTGGGTACTGCCGTTATAGCTGCCAAATCGACCGGGTGGCAAAAAGAACAATACCTGGTACCGATTGCTGAAGGCAAGCATATTACTACACTGGCTCTAAGTGAGATAGGTACAGGCGCGCACTTTTATTTTCCGCAAACACCTTTGATTGCCGTAACTGAGGAGGACTTTTTGGTTACCGGGACTAAATCATTTGTCACCAACGGCGGACACGCCGATTCCTACGTGGTCTCCACTTTAGGCGCAAGTGCTGAGGCCGAAGCTGACCAATTTTCTTGCATCCTTGTAGATTCGAATATGCCAGGCCTGGAATGGAGCAGCCCATGGGATGGTTTAGGCATGCGTGGTAACTCTTCTCTGACTTTGAATCTGAACGATGTGTACATTCCCGGACGGAACATTCTGGGAGAAAAAGGCGATCAACTTTGGTATATCTTTAATGTAGTGGCACCTTATTTCCTGATGACTATGGCAGGGACCTATTTGGGCATTGCAGAAGCCGCCTTAATAGAAGGCAAAGCCAGTTTAGCCAAGCGAAGTTATGCTCATAATGGTAGTGGCCTGGCAAGCGTCGGTTATCTGCAACATAAACTGGGTATACTCTGGGCGAATGTCGAGCGCACCAGACGCCTGGTTTATCATGCTGCGCAGGCAGGAGATCACAACGATCCAAATGCAATGCTGTTACTTTTAAGTGCGAAAGCCGAAGTTGCGCATTGCGTGGTGGATGTCGTTAACGAAGTGATGACCCTTGCAGGCGGACAGGGATACCAGCATAATTCCCATTTGGGTATGTTGATGAGGGACGCCCGCGCTGCACACGTGATGTCACCAACTACCGATTTATTGTATACTTGGATGGGCAGAATATTGTTGGACCAGCCGATCTTTTCTGATTAA
- a CDS encoding NHL repeat-containing protein: MSQHNIILGHGDFQYKVNASRFDLNPAEHPVNNCHEMVLSKNGLLYLLTDDIRNNVIIYNKDGKYVNSWGTTYPGAHGLTLSNEGGTEFLYITDTVRHQVIKTTLDGRELMVLDYPKEIALYQSADEYKPTETAIAANGDIYVTDGYGHQFVIQYDSTGNCIRHWGGRGTGEANFDCAHGVAIDIRDANNPRLIITSRNENAFKYFTMDGNYLGQTVMPGSFVCRPVIDGENIYAAVFRSGDNQNFGSGYITILDKHKKVVSSPGATEPIYVDGVLQPQQKIESAFVHPHDVCVDADENLIIPQWNSGKTYPVFLKRV, from the coding sequence ATGTCTCAGCATAATATCATCCTTGGTCATGGCGACTTTCAATACAAGGTTAATGCATCGCGGTTTGATCTTAATCCGGCTGAGCATCCTGTTAACAATTGTCACGAGATGGTACTTAGTAAGAACGGCTTGCTGTACCTGTTGACAGATGACATTCGCAATAATGTGATCATTTACAATAAAGACGGAAAGTATGTCAACAGCTGGGGTACCACTTATCCGGGCGCGCATGGGCTTACCCTAAGTAACGAGGGTGGTACAGAGTTTCTGTATATTACCGATACCGTGCGGCACCAGGTTATAAAAACAACGCTCGATGGCCGCGAACTCATGGTGCTTGATTATCCAAAAGAGATAGCGTTATACCAATCGGCAGATGAATACAAACCGACCGAAACCGCCATTGCTGCAAACGGCGATATTTACGTAACCGACGGGTACGGGCACCAGTTTGTAATACAATACGACTCGACAGGTAACTGCATACGCCACTGGGGAGGCCGCGGTACAGGCGAAGCAAATTTCGATTGTGCCCATGGTGTCGCTATCGATATCCGGGACGCGAACAACCCGCGACTCATCATAACATCGCGCAACGAAAATGCCTTTAAATATTTTACAATGGACGGCAATTACCTGGGCCAAACCGTAATGCCCGGTTCATTTGTATGCCGACCGGTGATAGATGGAGAGAATATTTACGCGGCAGTATTCCGCTCCGGCGATAATCAAAACTTTGGCTCGGGATATATAACCATTCTCGACAAGCATAAAAAAGTGGTTTCCTCTCCCGGCGCCACAGAACCAATTTACGTTGATGGTGTGCTGCAACCGCAGCAAAAGATAGAAAGCGCCTTCGTCCATCCGCACGATGTTTGTGTCGATGCCGATGAAAACCTCATTATTCCGCAGTGGAACTCTGGTAAAACTTACCCTGTATTTTTAAAAAGAGTTTAG
- a CDS encoding ATP-binding protein — translation MDSGVTESTEQFLSGGGEMGKLIRSMDWSQTALGPVEGWPQSLRTSVSLCLSSTFPILIAWGPETIQIYNDSYRPICGAKHPESMGQNFRICWETALPVVGDKFTRGEQGEGTYITDQRMFLDRYGYLEEAWMTFSFAPIRDESGGVGGIFHPITETTEKMLAGRRTQVLRDLGASIGKAKSVAEIADLTGAQYESYQLDIPFMLFYELSGNEAYLVSSAGVSNGSALATSSITLSNSKWPLQQLIDSGEMLEVEHLAELFGNFESGPYEIAPHTAMVLPVRITGQNDLFGFIIAGVSACRALDQPYLNFYNQLAGTFNTAISNVYAYEQEQKRAEALAEIDRSKTAFFSNVSHEFRTPLTLMLGPLEDLLQTEADEHKKSQIDATHRNAMRLLKLVNNLLDYSRVEAGRVQAAYQPLNLSELTVDLASSFRSIIEKAGMELVVSCDVLSGTFYADRQMWEKIVLNLLSNAFKYTLQGRITVELRQMGNFAVLEVSDTGVGIPQKELPHMFERFHRVENSAGRTHEGTGIGLSLVNELVELHGGEISVRSIEGSGSTFTVKIPSGKMHLPPAQVVDSVRETSLEAATAPFIREAYSLLQDEANKSSDEVTHTVSDVVSSQDNTVNKETRILIVDDNGDMRAYLKRLLEPYFTIETASNGAEALKQIKKAVPCLILSDVMMPVMDGKALLQYIRSNEDFYRIPVIFLSARAGEEARIDGLEAGADDYLVKPFSAAELLTKVRAQINISKARGHAEEQLRSLLTEAPVAMAIYRGPNHIIEMANQRMLMYWGRTKEATAKRPLFDAIPELDAQGFRQIMDTVYQTGERFVAIEIPVILHRFGKDETVYVNLTVEALKDENNLINGMIAVASDVTTQVTARQELEKVSDTLRLAMDASGMGIYRITLETDLLEVSPRARVIHAIPPDAVLSYENTLKVVVPEHRERFSQAIAKAVETKGSFSEDYQIQPFDGSKRKWLNSSGKVELDAKGEVISVVGTILDITESKEDDLRKNDFIGMVSHELKTPLTSLGGFSQIGLSNAQKKDDKFNTSLFEKVTSQVRKMTGLINGFLNVSRLESGKIQLNISVFRLDELIREMVADVSLTAGKQSFEINCEPVTISADHDKIGTVLTNLLSNAVKYARDKPVEISCITSGNEIRVSVRDEGVGIKPADLNLLFERYYRVENSQTQYISGFGIGLYLSSEIVTRHGGRIWAESEIGKGATFHFTLPYNDLSKGNSGI, via the coding sequence ATGGATTCAGGAGTGACCGAAAGTACCGAGCAATTTTTATCTGGCGGTGGAGAAATGGGCAAATTAATCCGCTCTATGGATTGGTCACAAACAGCTTTAGGACCAGTTGAAGGCTGGCCGCAAAGCTTACGTACATCGGTGAGCCTCTGTCTTTCTTCAACATTCCCGATTCTGATTGCTTGGGGGCCGGAAACCATTCAGATTTATAACGATAGCTACCGCCCGATCTGCGGTGCCAAGCATCCCGAGTCTATGGGGCAGAATTTCCGGATTTGCTGGGAAACTGCCTTACCCGTTGTCGGTGATAAATTTACTCGTGGCGAACAAGGCGAAGGCACTTATATCACTGATCAACGGATGTTTCTAGACCGTTACGGGTACTTGGAAGAAGCATGGATGACCTTCTCTTTTGCCCCGATCCGTGATGAGTCCGGCGGTGTGGGTGGCATCTTTCACCCGATTACCGAAACCACGGAAAAAATGCTGGCCGGGAGGCGTACCCAGGTATTACGTGATCTTGGTGCTTCTATTGGCAAGGCCAAATCAGTTGCCGAGATCGCGGACTTAACCGGTGCGCAGTATGAAAGTTATCAGCTGGATATTCCCTTCATGCTTTTTTATGAGCTTTCTGGCAATGAAGCATACCTGGTAAGTTCAGCCGGCGTCAGCAATGGTAGCGCCCTGGCTACTTCAAGTATTACATTATCCAACAGTAAATGGCCACTACAGCAGTTGATCGATTCAGGCGAAATGCTCGAAGTGGAACATTTGGCTGAACTGTTTGGTAATTTTGAAAGCGGACCCTATGAAATTGCGCCGCATACCGCCATGGTATTACCGGTTAGGATCACAGGGCAAAACGACCTGTTCGGCTTTATCATCGCAGGTGTTAGCGCTTGCCGAGCTTTGGACCAGCCTTATCTGAATTTTTATAATCAGCTAGCCGGAACGTTTAATACCGCTATTTCAAATGTATATGCTTACGAACAGGAGCAAAAACGTGCAGAAGCATTAGCTGAGATAGACCGTTCTAAGACCGCCTTTTTCAGCAACGTAAGTCACGAGTTCCGGACGCCGCTGACGCTGATGCTCGGCCCATTGGAAGACTTGCTTCAAACGGAAGCTGATGAACATAAAAAATCGCAGATCGATGCCACGCATCGCAATGCCATGCGCCTGCTGAAACTGGTAAACAACCTGCTGGATTACAGCCGGGTAGAAGCCGGGCGGGTACAAGCGGCTTACCAGCCGCTGAACCTTTCAGAGCTAACCGTCGATCTTGCCAGTAGTTTCCGTTCTATCATTGAGAAAGCCGGGATGGAACTGGTGGTAAGTTGCGATGTACTTTCCGGCACTTTTTACGCCGACCGGCAAATGTGGGAGAAGATTGTTCTTAATTTATTATCAAACGCATTCAAGTATACGTTACAGGGCAGAATCACAGTAGAATTAAGGCAGATGGGCAATTTTGCCGTGCTGGAAGTCTCAGATACAGGCGTGGGTATTCCCCAAAAAGAGCTACCGCATATGTTTGAGCGGTTTCACCGGGTAGAAAACTCCGCCGGCCGTACCCATGAAGGCACAGGCATAGGTCTGTCGCTCGTAAACGAATTGGTGGAACTGCATGGTGGTGAGATTAGTGTCAGGAGCATCGAAGGAAGCGGCAGTACTTTTACTGTTAAGATTCCTTCAGGAAAAATGCACCTTCCCCCTGCTCAGGTCGTAGATAGCGTGCGGGAAACTAGTCTCGAAGCAGCGACCGCACCTTTTATACGCGAAGCTTACAGCTTGCTTCAGGATGAGGCCAATAAAAGTTCTGATGAAGTTACACACACAGTCAGTGACGTAGTTAGCAGCCAGGACAATACAGTAAACAAAGAAACCCGGATACTGATAGTGGATGATAACGGCGATATGCGCGCTTATCTAAAACGCCTTCTGGAACCTTATTTTACCATTGAAACCGCATCAAATGGCGCAGAGGCGCTTAAGCAAATTAAGAAAGCTGTTCCATGTTTAATATTAAGCGACGTGATGATGCCGGTGATGGATGGAAAGGCGCTTCTGCAATATATCAGGAGTAATGAGGATTTTTATCGTATTCCGGTAATATTTCTATCTGCGCGTGCTGGAGAAGAAGCCCGGATCGATGGGCTTGAGGCAGGAGCCGATGACTATCTGGTTAAACCTTTTTCTGCTGCAGAACTGCTGACCAAAGTCCGCGCCCAGATCAACATAAGCAAAGCCCGCGGGCACGCGGAAGAACAGCTTAGGAGCTTGTTGACAGAAGCGCCTGTGGCCATGGCCATCTATCGCGGCCCCAATCATATTATTGAAATGGCTAACCAGCGGATGCTGATGTATTGGGGGCGCACCAAAGAAGCCACAGCTAAACGACCATTATTTGATGCTATTCCCGAGCTGGATGCCCAGGGGTTCAGGCAGATTATGGATACGGTTTATCAGACCGGAGAGCGATTTGTGGCTATAGAAATCCCGGTTATTCTGCATCGATTCGGAAAAGATGAAACGGTTTACGTCAACCTGACGGTTGAAGCCCTTAAAGATGAAAATAATCTGATCAATGGAATGATCGCTGTTGCATCGGATGTGACCACACAGGTAACTGCCAGGCAGGAACTGGAGAAAGTCAGTGACACCCTTCGCCTGGCAATGGATGCTTCCGGAATGGGGATTTACCGAATCACCTTAGAAACTGACCTCCTCGAAGTATCACCACGCGCACGCGTCATTCACGCAATTCCACCGGACGCAGTGCTATCTTATGAAAATACCTTAAAAGTAGTTGTACCAGAACATCGTGAACGTTTTAGCCAGGCAATCGCCAAAGCGGTAGAAACGAAAGGCAGTTTCAGCGAAGATTACCAAATTCAGCCGTTTGATGGCAGCAAACGAAAATGGCTCAATTCATCGGGTAAAGTAGAACTGGATGCTAAAGGTGAAGTGATTTCTGTGGTCGGGACAATTCTGGACATTACTGAGTCGAAGGAAGACGATTTGCGGAAAAACGATTTTATAGGTATGGTAAGCCATGAGCTAAAAACGCCGCTGACGTCTCTGGGTGGTTTTTCGCAAATTGGCTTATCGAATGCCCAAAAAAAGGATGATAAGTTTAATACTTCACTTTTCGAGAAAGTAACATCACAAGTTCGCAAAATGACTGGCCTGATTAACGGGTTCCTTAATGTTTCGCGCCTGGAATCAGGGAAGATTCAATTGAACATTTCTGTGTTCAGACTGGATGAGCTTATCCGCGAAATGGTAGCCGATGTGAGCCTTACGGCAGGTAAACAAAGCTTTGAGATTAATTGCGAGCCGGTGACGATATCTGCCGATCATGATAAAATCGGAACGGTGCTAACCAATCTTTTAAGCAACGCCGTGAAATATGCGAGGGACAAACCCGTGGAGATAAGTTGCATTACCTCGGGTAACGAGATAAGAGTAAGTGTGAGAGATGAAGGCGTGGGTATTAAACCCGCTGATCTGAACCTTTTGTTCGAACGCTACTACAGGGTAGAAAACAGTCAAACCCAATATATCTCCGGTTTTGGTATAGGCTTATATTTAAGTTCGGAGATCGTAACCCGTCACGGCGGGCGTATCTGGGCAGAAAGCGAAATAGGCAAAGGGGCTACTTTTCATTTTACATTGCCCTACAATGATTTGTCTAAGGGTAACTCCGGGATTTAA
- a CDS encoding glycoside hydrolase family 9 protein has translation MKSFFAICLILSTSVACIAQPDKIRVNQVGYYPSADKTAIVLSVEGGSFTLVDATGRVQFTGTLKEGANKTMAGQTVWTADFSKCKTPGRYAVKLSNGDRSYFFNISDKVYDNLAKASIKAFYYQRASIPLREKYAGKWQREEGHADDHVLIHPSAATVKRPVGTVISSARGWYDAGDYNKYIVNSGITMGTLLSLYEDFSSYMKTVALNIPETGNKVPDLLNEALWNLRWMLTMQDPNDGGVYHKLTNAAFDGMIMPDKAVKPRYVVAKSTAATLDFAAVMAQSARILKKFNTTFPGLADSCLRASLSAWKWAKANPRAYYQQNKLNQTFEPAVTTGEYGDNDVSDEFIWAAAELYVTTKDGHYLSELRVERNPDIQVPSWAQVKTMGYYSLIRNKASLTPNGQAIAGRLQTALIHLADSLVADGQRSAYFTPISNSPKNLIWGSNSVAANQGVALLEAYLNNRKPSYLATAMATLNYLSGCNGTGYCYVTGYGTKSPLHPHHRPSVADGIVQPIPGLLVGGPNPGMQDHIQLPSIVPGEAYIDDDRAYAVNEIAINWNAPLVYLVNGINALKAK, from the coding sequence ATGAAATCATTCTTTGCGATTTGCCTCATCCTTTCGACCTCTGTCGCGTGTATTGCTCAGCCCGATAAGATCCGGGTCAACCAGGTTGGGTATTATCCATCCGCTGATAAAACCGCGATAGTTTTAAGCGTTGAAGGCGGCAGTTTCACTCTTGTCGATGCAACAGGAAGGGTACAGTTTACGGGTACGTTAAAAGAAGGCGCGAATAAAACTATGGCCGGGCAAACGGTGTGGACCGCAGATTTCAGCAAATGTAAAACACCAGGCCGCTATGCTGTGAAATTGTCAAATGGTGACCGGTCTTATTTCTTCAACATTTCTGACAAGGTGTATGACAACCTTGCTAAAGCATCAATTAAGGCTTTTTATTACCAAAGGGCTTCCATTCCGCTGCGGGAAAAATATGCCGGTAAATGGCAACGTGAAGAAGGCCATGCCGATGATCATGTTTTGATTCATCCGTCGGCGGCCACTGTAAAGCGGCCGGTTGGGACTGTTATTTCATCCGCGAGGGGCTGGTATGATGCCGGCGATTACAATAAATATATTGTCAATAGCGGTATAACAATGGGCACCCTCCTTTCGCTGTATGAAGATTTTTCGTCTTATATGAAAACGGTTGCGCTCAACATTCCCGAAACGGGCAACAAGGTTCCCGATCTGCTGAATGAAGCGTTGTGGAACTTAAGATGGATGCTTACTATGCAAGACCCTAACGATGGCGGCGTATACCATAAGTTAACCAACGCGGCCTTTGACGGTATGATCATGCCCGATAAAGCTGTGAAGCCCCGTTACGTGGTGGCTAAAAGCACAGCGGCAACTTTAGACTTCGCGGCGGTAATGGCGCAGTCTGCCAGAATCCTTAAAAAATTTAACACCACATTCCCCGGACTTGCAGACTCATGTTTAAGGGCCTCGCTATCTGCATGGAAATGGGCTAAAGCAAATCCTCGCGCTTATTATCAGCAAAACAAACTTAACCAAACGTTTGAGCCGGCCGTGACTACCGGCGAATATGGAGATAATGACGTTAGCGACGAATTTATCTGGGCCGCTGCAGAGCTTTACGTTACTACTAAAGACGGTCATTATTTATCTGAACTAAGGGTTGAGCGCAATCCTGACATACAGGTTCCGTCATGGGCACAGGTAAAAACAATGGGTTACTATTCTTTGATCAGGAACAAGGCATCTTTAACCCCAAATGGGCAAGCTATTGCCGGAAGATTACAAACAGCACTGATACATTTGGCAGACAGCCTTGTAGCTGATGGACAACGCAGTGCATACTTTACACCCATAAGCAATTCACCAAAAAATTTGATCTGGGGAAGTAACAGCGTAGCGGCAAACCAGGGTGTTGCTCTTTTAGAAGCTTACTTAAATAACCGCAAGCCATCTTACCTGGCCACGGCAATGGCTACCCTCAATTATTTATCAGGATGTAACGGCACCGGTTACTGTTATGTAACAGGATACGGAACAAAAAGCCCGCTGCACCCGCATCATCGCCCTTCGGTTGCTGATGGTATTGTCCAACCTATACCGGGCCTTCTAGTCGGCGGCCCCAATCCCGGCATGCAAGACCATATACAATTACCTAGCATAGTACCTGGCGAAGCCTATATTGATGATGACCGTGCCTACGCGGTTAATGAAATTGCCATTAACTGGAACGCGCCACTTGTATACCTTGTTAACGGTATCAACGCTTTAAAAGCAAAATAG